The Thermocrinis ruber genome has a window encoding:
- a CDS encoding cytochrome c1 → MIKTIFFTVLTVAFFYIVWINNIFAPHEKYEMPQEHGKIAMDYKYAKEGRELFIQNCASCHSVRYDALYLTQVQANPMLASLQEKYGKVLPRDVYEAVFMNDLNALKEAFGKVPPDLSTIYLVKGPEYLYNFILEPQKVLPGTMMPPVMTGRPEETAKIIAYLRSVSEPPPQEKAKRNLMGIVTIGYLIVMGILIWLWRDRILKKMGLH, encoded by the coding sequence ATGATTAAGACAATATTCTTCACAGTGCTTACCGTGGCCTTTTTCTACATAGTATGGATCAACAACATCTTTGCCCCACACGAAAAGTATGAAATGCCCCAAGAACACGGAAAGATCGCTATGGACTACAAGTATGCAAAGGAAGGGAGAGAACTATTCATTCAGAACTGTGCGTCTTGCCACTCGGTAAGGTATGATGCCCTCTACTTGACACAGGTGCAGGCTAACCCTATGCTGGCATCCCTTCAAGAAAAATACGGAAAGGTCCTTCCAAGAGATGTTTACGAAGCTGTCTTTATGAACGACCTAAACGCCCTTAAGGAAGCCTTCGGAAAGGTTCCCCCAGACCTCTCTACCATATACTTGGTAAAAGGTCCAGAGTATCTTTACAACTTTATCCTGGAACCCCAAAAAGTTCTCCCCGGGACTATGATGCCACCTGTTATGACTGGAAGACCAGAGGAGACAGCCAAAATCATTGCCTATTTGAGGTCTGTATCTGAACCACCCCCTCAGGAAAAGGCAAAGAGAAATCTTATGGGCATAGTGACCATAGGCTATCTTATAGTTATGGGCATTCTAATATGGCTTTGGAGAGATAGAATTCTCAAGAAGATGGGACTGCACTAA
- a CDS encoding endonuclease III domain-containing protein — protein MLSLVQLYQLLLDFYGYQGWWPVDEGYHRAKGTDPRDEIIIGAVLTQNTAWRNVEKALENLKKYGELSLEFIRQVSTKELEELIRPSGFYRLKAQRLKHVAEFFNPTDVVEKVSREELLKVKGIGKETADAILLYAGGRLSFVIDTYTKRLFKRLYGLDGGYEDLKSYVEENIPKDLTIYKEFHALIDEHAKKYCKSTPRCGGCFLKNFCLSAVPSS, from the coding sequence ATGCTATCCTTAGTTCAGCTTTATCAATTGCTACTTGATTTTTACGGCTATCAAGGTTGGTGGCCTGTGGACGAAGGCTATCATAGAGCCAAGGGCACAGACCCGAGGGATGAGATAATAATAGGGGCAGTGCTGACGCAAAACACCGCATGGAGGAACGTAGAAAAAGCTTTGGAAAACCTTAAAAAATATGGAGAGCTTTCCCTTGAGTTTATTCGGCAGGTATCCACTAAAGAGCTTGAGGAATTAATAAGACCCTCAGGCTTTTACAGGCTAAAAGCCCAGAGGTTAAAGCATGTTGCGGAGTTTTTTAATCCAACGGATGTGGTGGAAAAAGTGAGCAGAGAAGAACTCTTGAAGGTAAAAGGTATTGGCAAGGAAACTGCAGACGCAATTCTTTTGTATGCGGGAGGTCGCCTGAGCTTTGTAATAGACACCTACACAAAAAGGCTTTTCAAAAGGCTGTATGGTCTGGATGGTGGATACGAAGACCTAAAAAGCTATGTGGAGGAGAATATTCCAAAAGACCTAACCATCTATAAGGAGTTTCACGCTTTGATTGATGAACATGCAAAAAAATATTGTAAAAGCACCCCCCGGTGTGGGGGATGTTTTTTGAAAAACTTCTGTCTTAGTGCAGTCCCATCTTCTTGA
- a CDS encoding heavy-metal-associated domain-containing protein, protein MKEIELKILGMTCEHCVRTVKNALYSVEGVSEVDVSLHEQRAKVKVEDHVSFESLKSAVESWGYKVVDEV, encoded by the coding sequence ATGAAAGAGATAGAGCTAAAGATTTTAGGTATGACTTGTGAGCATTGCGTTAGGACAGTAAAGAATGCCCTCTACAGCGTGGAGGGTGTCTCTGAGGTGGACGTATCCCTTCATGAACAGCGTGCAAAGGTGAAGGTGGAAGATCATGTGTCTTTTGAGAGCCTAAAGTCCGCAGTGGAAAGCTGGGGATACAAAGTGGTAGATGAGGTTTGA
- the mobA gene encoding molybdenum cofactor guanylyltransferase MobA, giving the protein MMECYILAGGQSRRFGEDKTLFPLKGKPCIQWVVEQAQSVCDRVFIVAKEPQKYSFLKGVELLKDILQEQFALAGLYTALSHTNQDKVVVLSADMPLIKGELISLIWERSKDKITLFKVKGKIFPLFGVYPKGVKPALEEYLKGGGLRAMEFVEKVGYEVVEDVEPFSYAFINMNTKEDARVILEIL; this is encoded by the coding sequence ATGATGGAGTGCTATATACTTGCGGGTGGGCAAAGCAGAAGGTTTGGAGAGGATAAAACACTTTTTCCCTTAAAGGGTAAACCTTGCATCCAGTGGGTGGTTGAACAAGCCCAGAGTGTATGCGACAGAGTTTTCATAGTGGCAAAGGAACCACAAAAGTATAGCTTTCTGAAAGGAGTAGAACTTTTGAAGGACATCCTCCAAGAGCAGTTCGCCTTAGCGGGTCTATATACAGCCTTATCTCATACCAACCAAGATAAAGTGGTCGTTTTAAGCGCAGACATGCCACTTATTAAAGGAGAACTAATTTCTCTGATTTGGGAAAGGTCAAAAGACAAGATAACGCTTTTTAAGGTTAAGGGTAAAATCTTCCCACTCTTTGGGGTGTATCCCAAGGGAGTAAAACCCGCCCTTGAGGAGTATTTGAAGGGTGGTGGGCTGAGGGCTATGGAATTTGTGGAGAAGGTAGGCTACGAAGTGGTGGAGGATGTGGAACCTTTTTCTTACGCCTTTATCAACATGAACACCAAAGAGGATGCAAGGGTTATACTAGAAATATTATGA
- a CDS encoding tetratricopeptide repeat protein: MKKLVSLLIIMLCGSCAVPQIIILKDPLTAEEHINLGYLYEKQGKLDLAEEEYKKAIRKDKKNYLAYFNLGNIYAQREEYEKAERQYRKALKLKEDPDVLNNLAYVLNKQGKKEEALLYIKKALEMKDDPFYRKTLEEILKKE, encoded by the coding sequence ATGAAAAAGCTTGTTTCTCTTCTCATTATTATGCTCTGCGGGAGCTGTGCGGTGCCACAGATCATAATCCTAAAAGACCCTTTGACCGCGGAGGAACATATAAACTTAGGGTATCTATACGAAAAACAGGGAAAGTTGGACTTGGCGGAGGAAGAGTATAAAAAAGCCATAAGGAAAGATAAGAAAAACTATTTAGCGTACTTCAATTTGGGAAATATCTATGCCCAAAGAGAAGAGTATGAGAAGGCTGAAAGGCAATACAGAAAAGCCCTTAAGCTAAAGGAGGACCCAGATGTGCTGAACAACTTAGCCTACGTTTTAAACAAGCAGGGTAAAAAAGAGGAAGCCCTCCTTTATATAAAAAAGGCTTTGGAGATGAAGGACGACCCTTTCTACAGAAAAACCCTGGAGGAAATACTCAAAAAAGAATGA
- a CDS encoding EAL domain-containing protein, whose amino-acid sequence MVLEHIVDLKTQQLFGYKVLSRIITDGEKELRFQEVGDESLKKRAELSVLKGVTKFSRDKEIFINMPISIHIESLPLYGRNFVICLPADLSSDTLAKILLSIKKLKLKSALDDFYIAKYGMGEEAEEIKLGAFDFVFVKEEFYMNSSKSDVAKAVSYAKSFGAKVIFKKIDTYKKVQLAIDCGADYGHGYFFGYETYNIPLE is encoded by the coding sequence ATGGTACTTGAACACATAGTAGATTTAAAGACACAACAGCTCTTTGGGTACAAAGTGCTGTCCCGCATTATTACGGATGGTGAAAAAGAACTAAGGTTTCAAGAGGTCGGCGATGAAAGTTTAAAGAAGAGGGCAGAGTTAAGCGTTTTGAAGGGAGTGACAAAATTTTCAAGGGACAAAGAGATTTTCATAAATATGCCAATATCTATACACATAGAAAGCCTACCTTTATATGGTCGCAATTTTGTAATCTGCCTACCTGCTGACCTAAGCTCTGACACTCTTGCAAAAATCTTGCTTAGCATAAAAAAACTTAAGCTGAAAAGTGCCCTGGACGATTTTTATATAGCAAAATATGGTATGGGAGAAGAGGCAGAGGAAATAAAGTTGGGTGCCTTTGATTTTGTTTTTGTAAAAGAGGAATTTTATATGAACTCCAGCAAGTCTGACGTTGCCAAGGCGGTGTCCTATGCCAAGAGCTTTGGGGCAAAGGTAATATTCAAAAAAATAGACACATACAAAAAGGTTCAGTTAGCCATAGACTGCGGTGCGGACTACGGACATGGCTACTTTTTTGGCTACGAAACATACAATATTCCCTTAGAATGA
- a CDS encoding putative nucleotidyltransferase substrate binding domain-containing protein — MLDAERFLREHEPFNLLTLEVLRSVVYNLQVQYYQKDEVIFQEGSAPLSSLYIVRKGVVLLKRGSEVLDYLQEGDSFGFVSLLTGERPSSTAIAYEDTLLFLLPDKIFKKLCKDFEAFNQYFLRKLTGRFERRKEESSSLLERLARVQVKDLNPKGIPIVGENDSIDQVINLMAKEDHRAVLVKFKDGYGIITERDIIKRVLGEGKDPRETKASEVATFPVIGVDERDYLMDVLTLMSKHAIRRVVVFSNQQPSGILEDRDIILYESKNFVFLFKEIEKAKDEESLAFLYRQTTKAVVELVLEGADPERVGKYVSELNDRFMKRAVFLTISRLGEEPLVPFCILVLGSEGRQEQSLKTDQDNALIYRDLPIIDFDAKEYFKRFSEEYIKVLLKVGFPPCPGNVMLSNPEWRGSEREWEKRISAWIDTPIPENVLNSAIFFDFRNVFGDKTLADGLEEYVHKKIKGKSLFMGYFISEGLKFKPPLTFFKGFVVERSGEHKGELDLKKGGIFPITHGVRCLSLFNVILERNTYDRIRVLMERGILEKNFGRDLLEAYRFLNMLRFREQADKIIKGKEPDNYIDPEKLSKQERGLLKDAFRVVENFQEFLRHSFSSVLFE, encoded by the coding sequence ATGCTTGATGCAGAAAGGTTTTTGAGGGAACACGAGCCCTTTAACCTCCTTACCCTGGAGGTCTTAAGAAGCGTGGTCTATAACCTTCAAGTTCAGTATTACCAAAAGGATGAGGTAATATTCCAAGAGGGTTCTGCACCGCTCAGCAGTCTTTACATAGTTAGAAAGGGTGTGGTTCTTTTGAAGAGAGGTTCCGAGGTGCTGGATTACCTTCAGGAGGGTGATAGCTTTGGTTTTGTGTCCCTTCTGACCGGTGAGCGACCCTCTTCCACCGCGATAGCCTACGAGGATACCTTGCTTTTCCTCTTGCCGGATAAGATCTTCAAAAAGCTCTGCAAGGATTTTGAAGCTTTTAACCAATACTTTCTAAGAAAGCTAACCGGAAGGTTTGAAAGAAGGAAAGAAGAAAGTAGTTCCCTTTTGGAAAGGCTGGCAAGGGTGCAAGTAAAAGACCTAAACCCAAAAGGGATACCCATTGTGGGAGAAAATGACAGCATAGACCAAGTAATAAACCTGATGGCAAAGGAGGATCATCGGGCAGTCCTCGTTAAATTCAAAGATGGCTACGGCATAATCACAGAAAGGGATATAATCAAGCGGGTTTTAGGAGAGGGTAAAGACCCAAGGGAGACAAAAGCCTCTGAGGTGGCAACCTTTCCCGTAATTGGAGTGGATGAAAGGGATTACCTTATGGATGTGCTTACCCTAATGTCCAAGCATGCCATAAGGAGGGTGGTTGTCTTTTCCAACCAACAGCCCTCGGGGATTTTGGAAGATAGGGATATTATCCTCTATGAGAGCAAGAACTTTGTGTTTCTGTTTAAGGAGATAGAGAAGGCTAAGGATGAGGAAAGTTTGGCTTTTCTATACAGGCAGACCACAAAGGCGGTGGTGGAACTTGTTTTGGAAGGGGCTGACCCAGAGAGGGTAGGAAAGTATGTCTCGGAGTTAAACGACCGCTTTATGAAAAGGGCAGTCTTTTTGACCATATCAAGGCTTGGAGAGGAGCCTTTAGTTCCTTTCTGTATTTTAGTTTTGGGGAGTGAGGGTAGGCAAGAGCAGAGCCTAAAAACAGACCAAGACAACGCCCTAATATACAGAGACCTTCCCATCATTGACTTTGACGCCAAGGAGTATTTCAAAAGGTTCTCGGAGGAGTATATAAAGGTGCTATTAAAGGTAGGCTTTCCACCCTGTCCGGGGAATGTGATGCTATCAAACCCAGAGTGGAGAGGTTCAGAAAGAGAGTGGGAAAAAAGGATCAGCGCTTGGATAGACACTCCCATTCCAGAAAATGTTTTGAACTCCGCCATATTTTTTGACTTTAGGAACGTCTTTGGAGATAAAACTTTGGCGGATGGACTGGAAGAATATGTTCATAAGAAAATAAAAGGGAAAAGCTTATTCATGGGTTATTTTATAAGTGAAGGTTTAAAGTTCAAGCCACCTTTAACATTCTTTAAAGGCTTCGTGGTAGAAAGAAGTGGAGAACACAAGGGAGAGCTTGACCTAAAGAAGGGTGGAATATTTCCTATAACCCACGGCGTCAGGTGTCTTAGTCTTTTTAATGTGATTTTGGAGAGAAACACCTACGACCGAATAAGGGTGCTTATGGAGAGGGGCATCTTGGAGAAGAATTTTGGAAGAGACCTTTTGGAAGCGTACAGGTTTTTGAACATGTTAAGATTTAGAGAACAGGCGGACAAGATCATCAAAGGAAAGGAGCCGGATAACTACATAGACCCGGAAAAACTCTCAAAGCAAGAAAGGGGACTTTTAAAGGATGCCTTCAGGGTCGTGGAGAACTTTCAGGAATTTTTAAGGCATAGCTTTAGTAGTGTGCTTTTTGAGTAA
- a CDS encoding YggT family protein → MTLEQFLNYTLAFFMWLVLGRAALEFFTRDLNNFFYRFFYQFTEPLYKPYRKLFPCCHTLLLLVSLLILRFLVIKLL, encoded by the coding sequence ATGACCTTAGAGCAGTTTTTGAATTACACCCTTGCCTTTTTTATGTGGCTCGTCCTTGGGCGGGCCGCCCTTGAATTTTTTACAAGGGACCTTAACAATTTTTTTTACAGGTTCTTCTACCAATTTACCGAGCCTTTATACAAGCCCTACAGAAAACTCTTTCCCTGCTGTCATACCCTCTTGCTTTTGGTGAGCCTTTTGATCCTTAGGTTTCTTGTGATAAAACTTTTGTGA
- a CDS encoding VC_2705 family sodium/solute symporter, which translates to MVQDSFVSRLKKVYSIYTGGLILLLILLGIGEKLFGLSPTFIGYVFLFGTIAVYAAIGILSRTGKVAEYYVAGRRVPAVFNGMATAADWMSAASFIGMAGALALQGYNGLAFIMGWTGGYVLLGVLIAPYLRKFGAYTIPDFLDARYGGKIPRLVGIIATLITSFTYLVAQITGVGIIASRLLGLPFEVGVFLGLVGILVCSFLGGMKAVTWTQVAQYIVLIIAYLIPVTVLSFKYTGNPISQISYGFALQGIEQKFAQLKDDPKEQEVREIHKKRAEELKAKIAALPQSWEEGRKQLQEKLASLPPDDPKRAELEKQLKDYPKSPEEAKEKWTQAMKEAEAASKPPKSYVAPPSDVKGMANFLALTLMLMLGTAGLPHVIMRFYTTPTVREARTSAAWALFFILLLYLTAPAYAAFGRYEMLNLVGKAFSEMPSWVEKWAKVGLITIKDLNGDGIIQFAEIKIHPDMVVLATPEIAGLPYVIAGFVAAGGLAAALSTADGLLITISNAISHDLYYKIINPNLSPSTRVKIGKALLLVVALLGAYVASFRLAIIVELVAWAFSLAASSLFPALVLGIWDKRTNKYGAVAGMLVGLSVTLAYLIASRFYGFELFGIKTIAAGIFGMPLNFIVTFVVSRLTPPPPKEIQEFVEHIRYPKGAVKAGAEE; encoded by the coding sequence ATGGTGCAGGACAGCTTTGTTAGCAGGCTAAAGAAGGTCTATTCTATTTATACTGGCGGTCTGATTTTGCTTTTGATCCTTTTGGGCATAGGTGAAAAGCTCTTTGGGCTCTCTCCCACCTTTATAGGTTATGTATTCCTGTTTGGTACCATTGCAGTTTATGCCGCTATAGGTATTCTTTCAAGGACGGGCAAAGTGGCGGAGTATTATGTGGCGGGGAGAAGGGTGCCTGCGGTTTTCAACGGTATGGCTACAGCCGCCGACTGGATGTCTGCCGCTTCTTTCATAGGTATGGCTGGTGCCTTGGCACTGCAAGGCTACAACGGACTTGCCTTCATAATGGGATGGACTGGTGGTTATGTGCTCCTTGGTGTTCTGATCGCACCATACCTCAGAAAGTTTGGTGCATACACAATACCCGACTTTTTGGACGCAAGATATGGTGGAAAGATCCCCCGTCTTGTGGGAATAATAGCAACCCTCATAACTTCCTTTACTTACTTAGTTGCTCAGATTACCGGTGTGGGTATCATAGCCAGTAGGCTTTTGGGTTTGCCCTTTGAGGTGGGTGTTTTCTTGGGTCTGGTGGGAATATTGGTCTGCTCTTTCCTGGGTGGAATGAAGGCAGTTACATGGACGCAGGTTGCCCAGTATATAGTGCTAATAATTGCCTACCTTATACCCGTTACCGTTCTATCCTTTAAATACACAGGAAATCCCATATCCCAAATATCTTACGGCTTTGCCTTGCAAGGAATAGAGCAAAAGTTTGCCCAGCTAAAGGATGACCCCAAAGAGCAGGAAGTTAGGGAAATTCACAAGAAAAGGGCAGAGGAGCTGAAAGCCAAGATCGCCGCACTGCCTCAAAGTTGGGAAGAAGGAAGGAAACAGCTACAAGAAAAGCTCGCCTCTTTGCCACCCGACGACCCCAAGAGGGCCGAGCTTGAAAAACAGTTAAAAGACTATCCAAAGTCTCCCGAAGAGGCTAAGGAAAAATGGACACAGGCTATGAAGGAGGCAGAGGCCGCATCAAAGCCTCCAAAATCTTACGTAGCACCTCCCTCTGACGTTAAGGGTATGGCTAACTTCTTAGCACTAACCCTAATGCTCATGCTCGGAACTGCAGGATTGCCCCACGTCATAATGAGGTTCTACACCACACCCACCGTTAGGGAAGCAAGAACCTCCGCAGCATGGGCACTGTTTTTCATACTTCTCCTTTATCTAACCGCACCCGCCTACGCCGCCTTTGGCAGGTATGAGATGCTAAACCTGGTGGGCAAAGCCTTCTCCGAAATGCCCTCCTGGGTTGAAAAGTGGGCAAAGGTTGGACTTATTACCATAAAGGACCTCAACGGCGACGGAATAATACAGTTTGCGGAGATAAAGATCCACCCAGACATGGTAGTGCTGGCCACCCCTGAGATCGCCGGTCTTCCCTATGTTATAGCAGGCTTTGTGGCAGCGGGTGGTCTTGCAGCGGCGCTGTCCACCGCAGACGGTCTCTTGATCACCATATCCAACGCCATATCCCACGACCTTTACTACAAGATCATCAACCCAAACCTTTCTCCATCCACAAGGGTTAAGATCGGAAAGGCTCTGCTCTTAGTGGTCGCCCTGCTCGGTGCCTATGTAGCATCCTTCAGGCTCGCCATAATCGTTGAGCTGGTAGCTTGGGCATTCTCCTTAGCCGCCTCTTCTCTCTTTCCTGCCCTGGTGTTGGGTATTTGGGATAAAAGGACCAATAAATACGGTGCTGTGGCTGGCATGCTGGTGGGTCTTAGTGTAACCCTTGCTTACCTAATAGCCAGCAGGTTCTACGGCTTTGAGTTATTTGGAATAAAGACCATCGCTGCGGGAATCTTTGGCATGCCCCTTAACTTCATAGTTACCTTTGTGGTCTCCCGTCTTACTCCTCCGCCACCCAAGGAAATTCAAGAGTTTGTGGAACACATTAGGTATCCCAAGGGTGCGGTCAAGGCCGGTGCTGAGGAATGA
- a CDS encoding DUF4212 domain-containing protein, whose amino-acid sequence MLDLNQKIAKINHKLLRGGGRMLSKEQLESYWRENRNLMVVVLIIWALVSYGAALISGWLNKIVIFGFPLGYYMGAQGSLIVFLLLIIFYSKKMDQIDKKYGVEEE is encoded by the coding sequence ATGCTTGACTTGAATCAAAAAATAGCTAAAATAAATCACAAACTTTTAAGAGGAGGTGGTAGGATGCTGTCAAAGGAGCAATTAGAGAGCTATTGGCGAGAGAACCGCAACCTTATGGTTGTGGTGCTAATAATATGGGCGCTGGTTTCCTACGGCGCAGCCCTCATATCTGGCTGGTTAAACAAGATCGTAATCTTTGGATTTCCTTTGGGATACTATATGGGTGCGCAGGGATCTTTGATAGTATTTCTACTGCTTATCATCTTCTACTCCAAAAAGATGGACCAAATAGACAAAAAATACGGTGTAGAGGAGGAGTAA
- the acs gene encoding acetate--CoA ligase, whose protein sequence is MEERSEVLLKVEDKYYPPKHIVERAWVKDYESLYQESIKDREGFGAKVAEELHWFKKWDKVLDWQFPYAQWFVGAQTNITYNCLDRHVLNGRRNKVAYIWLDEDNNEQKITYGELLELVNRIANGLKSLGVKKGDRVSIYMPNSIPAIACMLACARIGAIHSVVFAGFSEGALRTRIEDAKAKVLITATYTKRRGKKIDLLATAQRAIDGLSFVEKVVVWDRDGDVLNGENPLLVSLDKLIKESSPVCEPEVMDAEDPLFILYTSGTTGKPKGVLHTTGGYMVETYYTTKVVFDAHEDDIYWCTADIGWITGHSYIVYGPLANGLTSLVVEGAPDYPNPGRWWSYVERYRVNIFYTAPTAIRMFMRFGEEWPAKYDLSSLRILGSVGEPINPEAWEWYYKHIGRERCVIVDTWWQTETGAHMITTIPSYPAKPGKAGKPFFTIEPAVVDSQGNPLPPNTVGNLVIKSPWPSMLRTCWGEPERYEKYWTTIPGQVYFTGDLATYDEEGYIMILGRADDVLNVAGHRIGTMEVESALVDHPAVAEAAVIGKPHEIKGESIKAFVILKKGVEPSDRLKEDIKQHVRQVLGAIAVPDEIEFVEKLPKTRSGKIMRRVLKAQELGLPVGDVSTLED, encoded by the coding sequence ATGGAAGAAAGGAGTGAAGTTCTTTTGAAGGTAGAGGACAAGTATTACCCTCCCAAGCACATTGTAGAAAGGGCGTGGGTAAAGGACTACGAGAGCCTGTATCAGGAGTCCATCAAAGACAGAGAGGGTTTTGGGGCTAAGGTGGCGGAGGAGCTTCACTGGTTCAAAAAGTGGGACAAGGTTTTAGATTGGCAGTTTCCCTACGCCCAGTGGTTTGTAGGTGCCCAAACAAACATTACCTACAACTGCCTAGACAGGCATGTCTTAAACGGTAGGAGAAATAAGGTCGCATACATATGGTTGGATGAGGACAACAACGAGCAGAAGATCACTTACGGAGAACTTTTGGAACTTGTCAATCGCATCGCCAACGGTCTAAAGTCCTTAGGTGTTAAAAAGGGAGACAGGGTATCTATATACATGCCAAACAGCATACCCGCCATAGCTTGCATGTTAGCCTGTGCCAGAATTGGCGCTATACACAGCGTGGTTTTTGCGGGCTTTAGCGAAGGTGCCCTCAGAACTAGGATAGAGGACGCCAAGGCTAAGGTGCTCATTACCGCCACCTATACCAAGAGAAGGGGCAAAAAGATAGACCTTCTGGCAACCGCTCAGAGGGCTATAGACGGGCTATCCTTTGTGGAAAAAGTGGTGGTTTGGGACAGGGATGGAGATGTGCTCAACGGAGAAAATCCACTCTTGGTTAGCTTAGACAAGCTGATAAAAGAGTCTTCTCCTGTTTGCGAGCCGGAAGTTATGGACGCAGAGGACCCGCTGTTTATCCTCTACACCTCTGGCACAACAGGAAAGCCAAAGGGAGTTCTCCATACCACCGGTGGTTATATGGTGGAAACTTACTACACCACCAAGGTAGTCTTTGATGCCCATGAGGATGACATTTACTGGTGCACCGCAGACATAGGCTGGATTACAGGGCATTCGTACATAGTCTATGGACCTTTGGCAAATGGGCTAACCTCTCTAGTGGTGGAGGGTGCTCCAGACTATCCAAACCCAGGCAGATGGTGGAGCTATGTGGAAAGGTATAGGGTAAACATCTTTTACACTGCACCCACCGCCATAAGGATGTTCATGAGATTTGGAGAGGAGTGGCCTGCCAAGTACGACCTGTCTTCTTTAAGGATACTTGGTTCTGTGGGTGAGCCTATAAACCCAGAGGCTTGGGAGTGGTACTACAAACACATAGGAAGGGAAAGATGTGTGATAGTGGATACTTGGTGGCAGACAGAAACGGGAGCCCATATGATCACCACCATACCCTCCTATCCAGCCAAACCCGGTAAGGCAGGAAAGCCCTTCTTTACCATAGAGCCCGCAGTGGTGGATAGCCAAGGTAATCCACTTCCTCCTAACACAGTTGGAAACCTGGTTATAAAGTCCCCTTGGCCCTCCATGCTAAGAACATGCTGGGGAGAGCCCGAAAGGTATGAAAAGTATTGGACCACCATACCCGGTCAGGTCTATTTCACCGGAGACTTGGCTACCTACGATGAAGAGGGCTACATAATGATCCTCGGAAGGGCTGACGATGTGCTGAATGTGGCAGGGCATAGGATAGGAACCATGGAGGTGGAATCTGCTTTGGTGGATCATCCAGCGGTGGCTGAAGCGGCGGTTATAGGAAAGCCTCACGAGATAAAGGGAGAATCTATAAAGGCTTTTGTGATCCTAAAGAAGGGTGTGGAACCCTCCGACAGGCTAAAGGAGGACATAAAACAGCATGTCAGACAGGTGCTTGGTGCCATTGCGGTGCCAGATGAAATAGAATTTGTGGAAAAACTACCAAAGACCAGAAGCGGTAAGATTATGAGGAGGGTTCTGAAGGCTCAGGAGCTTGGACTGCCGGTAGGAGATGTTTCTACCTTGGAGGACTAA
- a CDS encoding DUF29 domain-containing protein has product METKTQNLKEIYEQDFYLWVMENLRLLKNKEYDLVDWENLLEEIEDMARRELRSLINLMAVIMEHLYKWEHFRETKCMGSKWKKSIISARTDIVKLFKDAPSLKAKAQEKEILQRAWEDAVLNLTAWFKWNEKLALRYFGTFPKKEDFPKECPYSFEQIMEYEPWLEG; this is encoded by the coding sequence ATGGAGACAAAGACCCAAAACCTAAAGGAAATTTATGAACAGGACTTCTACCTGTGGGTAATGGAGAACCTAAGACTTCTCAAAAACAAAGAGTATGACCTTGTGGATTGGGAGAACCTGTTGGAGGAAATAGAAGATATGGCAAGGAGGGAACTGAGGAGTCTAATAAACCTCATGGCAGTTATTATGGAGCATCTCTATAAATGGGAACATTTCAGAGAAACCAAATGTATGGGAAGTAAATGGAAGAAAAGCATTATTAGCGCAAGAACTGACATAGTAAAACTTTTCAAGGATGCGCCTTCCCTTAAGGCTAAGGCTCAGGAAAAAGAAATCTTGCAACGAGCATGGGAGGATGCGGTGTTAAACCTAACAGCATGGTTCAAATGGAATGAGAAGTTAGCCCTTAGGTACTTTGGCACGTTTCCCAAAAAAGAAGACTTTCCAAAAGAATGTCCCTATAGCTTTGAACAAATTATGGAGTACGAACCATGGCTTGAAGGGTGA